One Oceanispirochaeta sp. DNA window includes the following coding sequences:
- a CDS encoding extracellular solute-binding protein: VPGYVQPLDEFINDPNLVSPDYDFADFYPGVISSLKWDLVPGHKVGGGSLWALPLGFETNTLAYNKRIFDERGLKPPKTMAELEVLCEQLQEFDGPGSYALALRGSRGWGTIHAGYMTTYSNYGAVDFEIENGKLVSKMNSPEAVEMTEDWVSLIKKGGSPTWASYTWYQAGADLGAGKAAMLFDADCNGYFQNPWGASQEAGNIAWVHAPLPEGKTEVNANLWTWAMAINKASKHKTASWLFLQYFTSKEFNQWASTVGKTVDPARRSVFESAEFKEVLAESTGYAQAFQDSVAGTTIQFTPQPHFFETTTEWAATLQDIVSGKYPSAQAGLDQLKKKVDRIVSDIEVE; this comes from the coding sequence CAGTACCTGGTTATGTTCAGCCGCTGGATGAATTCATCAATGATCCAAACCTGGTTTCCCCCGACTATGATTTTGCAGACTTTTACCCCGGTGTTATTTCTTCACTGAAATGGGACCTGGTACCTGGTCACAAAGTCGGTGGCGGCAGCCTTTGGGCTCTTCCCCTTGGTTTTGAAACAAACACTCTTGCCTATAACAAAAGAATTTTTGATGAAAGAGGCCTGAAACCACCAAAAACCATGGCAGAACTTGAAGTCCTGTGTGAGCAGCTGCAGGAATTTGACGGACCCGGCAGCTATGCTCTGGCTCTTCGCGGTTCCAGAGGTTGGGGAACAATCCACGCCGGTTATATGACCACATATTCTAACTACGGTGCTGTCGACTTTGAAATCGAAAATGGTAAGCTCGTTTCCAAGATGAACTCACCCGAAGCCGTGGAGATGACAGAAGATTGGGTCAGCCTGATCAAGAAGGGTGGATCTCCTACATGGGCCAGTTATACATGGTATCAGGCCGGAGCCGACCTGGGTGCCGGTAAAGCCGCCATGCTCTTCGATGCCGACTGTAACGGATACTTCCAGAATCCCTGGGGCGCCTCACAGGAAGCCGGAAATATCGCATGGGTTCATGCTCCCCTTCCCGAAGGAAAGACCGAAGTCAATGCAAACCTTTGGACATGGGCTATGGCCATCAACAAGGCATCAAAGCATAAAACTGCTTCCTGGTTGTTCCTCCAGTACTTTACAAGCAAAGAGTTTAACCAGTGGGCATCCACAGTTGGTAAAACTGTAGACCCCGCCAGAAGATCCGTCTTTGAAAGTGCTGAGTTTAAAGAAGTACTTGCCGAATCAACAGGATACGCACAGGCTTTTCAGGACTCTGTAGCTGGTACTACCATTCAGTTTACTCCCCAGCCACACTTTTTCGAAACAACAACCGAATGGGCAGCGACCCTTCAGGACATTGTTTCAGGAAAGTACCCCTCTGCTCAGGCCGGACTGGATCAGCTTAAAAAGAAAGTTGACAGGATCGTTTCTGATATAGAAGTGGAATAG
- a CDS encoding carbohydrate ABC transporter permease, translated as MKKLNSNRGQRAVDEQDLTSLTSIHWSVKARPYFIMAPCLLITIGILYPFATAIFYSFTNFSFRLPSWKFVGFKNWIYMFTDRDFWHALLVTLQYAAATTIPQMLLGLGIALLLNTENWFTRVLKVVLIFPLMIAPVIATLIWQLMTNTSVGILEKFLNLFGVYGFTWAASSHTALFTAALIDTWVYAPFVIVLVSAGLQSLPKSPFEAAKVDGGSKWFTFKTLTLPMLKPFMYIALIFRLMASLQEFAIIFALSKGGPGNTLMNLSITGYQTGFAYLKFGKSLTYVLFLWVIIYIISKKLVSKYLLTQKQAAGESN; from the coding sequence TTGAAAAAATTGAATTCAAATAGAGGTCAAAGAGCTGTAGATGAGCAGGATCTGACGAGCCTCACCAGTATTCATTGGAGTGTCAAAGCAAGGCCGTATTTTATCATGGCCCCCTGCCTGCTCATTACAATCGGTATTCTATATCCCTTTGCAACCGCCATTTTTTATTCCTTTACTAACTTTTCATTCAGATTGCCCAGTTGGAAGTTTGTGGGCTTTAAAAACTGGATTTATATGTTTACTGACCGTGATTTTTGGCATGCCCTGTTAGTGACACTCCAGTACGCCGCGGCTACCACGATTCCCCAGATGCTTTTAGGATTGGGAATAGCCCTGCTTCTGAATACGGAGAACTGGTTCACCAGAGTCCTCAAGGTTGTCTTGATTTTCCCTCTGATGATCGCTCCGGTTATTGCCACTCTCATATGGCAGCTTATGACCAACACTTCAGTCGGTATCCTTGAAAAGTTTCTCAACCTGTTTGGTGTCTATGGATTTACCTGGGCCGCATCATCCCACACGGCTCTGTTTACGGCGGCTCTCATTGATACATGGGTCTATGCACCCTTTGTCATTGTTCTGGTTTCTGCGGGACTTCAATCACTCCCCAAATCTCCCTTTGAGGCAGCTAAAGTCGATGGAGGATCAAAATGGTTCACATTCAAGACTCTCACTCTGCCCATGCTCAAACCTTTTATGTACATTGCCCTGATTTTCAGGCTTATGGCTTCCCTTCAGGAATTTGCCATCATATTCGCTTTGTCCAAGGGCGGACCCGGAAATACACTTATGAATCTGTCTATAACCGGTTACCAGACAGGATTTGCCTACTTGAAATTCGGAAAATCCCTGACCTACGTGCTTTTCCTGTGGGTCATTATCTACATAATCAGCAAAAAGCTTGTGAGTAAATATCTGTTGACCCAGAAACAGGCCGCCGGCGAATCTAATTAA
- a CDS encoding carbohydrate ABC transporter permease, with translation MTLERSNYVGKVVRNFLLASWAVFALFPILWMILITFKSDIEVFNTTFLFHPTLENYDAVLLKTDYFKAFLDNIIVSGGAVLVSVIAGVPAAYALARFEFKKKEDLAFTILSFKFAPEILVILPLFMIYQKLGIYDTYFGLIWVYQLITMPLLVWVVRGYFEDVSVEIEQAAKLDGYRWWEIFYKFLLPLIKPGLVSSALLAFIFAWNSFTFPLLLTSFNVETVTVASLKYIASDTVHYGQMAVAATVAALPEVILALLIQKHLVRGLSFGAVKG, from the coding sequence ATGACACTGGAAAGATCGAACTATGTAGGAAAGGTTGTGAGAAATTTTCTTCTGGCCTCCTGGGCTGTATTTGCCCTGTTTCCCATCCTCTGGATGATACTGATTACTTTTAAAAGTGATATAGAAGTGTTTAACACAACATTTCTGTTTCATCCCACCCTGGAAAACTACGATGCGGTATTACTTAAAACCGACTATTTTAAGGCTTTTCTGGACAATATTATCGTCAGTGGGGGAGCCGTACTGGTATCCGTCATCGCCGGAGTCCCGGCAGCCTATGCGCTGGCCCGATTTGAATTCAAGAAGAAGGAAGACCTGGCCTTTACAATCCTGTCCTTCAAGTTTGCTCCGGAAATTCTGGTTATTCTGCCCCTCTTCATGATCTATCAGAAATTGGGGATCTACGACACTTATTTTGGACTGATCTGGGTGTATCAGCTCATCACCATGCCTCTTCTGGTCTGGGTAGTCCGGGGTTATTTTGAAGATGTTTCTGTCGAAATAGAACAGGCTGCCAAGCTGGACGGTTACAGGTGGTGGGAAATCTTCTATAAGTTTCTGCTGCCTCTGATTAAACCGGGTCTGGTTTCATCAGCATTGTTGGCGTTTATATTTGCCTGGAACAGTTTTACATTTCCTCTGTTGCTGACTAGTTTCAACGTTGAGACTGTCACCGTTGCCTCATTGAAATACATTGCTTCAGACACCGTTCATTACGGTCAGATGGCTGTCGCTGCTACAGTCGCCGCTTTGCCCGAGGTTATTTTGGCATTGCTGATCCAAAAGCACCTGGTCCGCGGGCTGAGTTTCGGTGCCGTAAAAGGTTAA
- a CDS encoding ABC transporter ATP-binding protein, with protein sequence MSQIELNNLTKTYKQTTALKNIDLVVKDKEFIVLFGPAGAGKTTMLKMIAGLEFPDEGLIKINDDIVNVVPPANRNVSMVFENYALYPHLSVYDNIASPMRSSLYREDEEYIKKSIMAVTKKMKIDNLLERLPSQLSNGQRQRVALGRCLVRKPNVFLMDEPLAHLDAKLRHFMRAELKEMQSSFDTTTIYVTHDYMEALSLGDRIAIINLGEIVQIGTGNELFYTPCNQFVAGLMGEPEINLIPAEIVRDNGTVKVKLLHQDHLFEVPEDVTDFFRKNSIEGINLGVRGNDMSYSRKKDDDDFMKGSVYVLEPIGNRSILTAEVDGHKIRIIVPNDYSCEMDSDIYVKLDLKYSMFFDAATEEFLIRHNQNDLLQDER encoded by the coding sequence ATGTCACAAATTGAACTGAATAATCTGACAAAAACATATAAGCAGACCACTGCACTGAAGAATATAGACCTCGTCGTGAAAGACAAGGAATTTATTGTACTTTTCGGTCCTGCCGGAGCTGGAAAAACGACCATGCTGAAGATGATCGCCGGCCTGGAATTTCCCGATGAAGGACTCATTAAAATCAATGATGATATTGTGAATGTGGTTCCTCCTGCCAACAGGAATGTATCCATGGTGTTTGAGAATTATGCCTTATATCCCCATCTATCGGTGTATGACAATATTGCGTCACCTATGAGGAGTTCTCTGTACAGAGAAGATGAAGAGTACATCAAAAAATCCATCATGGCTGTCACAAAAAAGATGAAGATTGATAACCTTCTGGAAAGACTGCCCTCCCAATTGAGTAATGGGCAGCGTCAGAGAGTGGCCCTGGGGCGATGCCTTGTACGAAAACCAAACGTTTTCTTAATGGATGAACCTCTGGCCCATCTTGATGCCAAGCTGCGTCACTTTATGAGGGCCGAACTCAAGGAGATGCAGTCCTCCTTTGATACCACCACCATCTATGTCACCCACGATTATATGGAAGCTCTTAGTCTGGGAGACCGAATTGCTATCATTAATCTTGGCGAAATTGTGCAGATCGGTACGGGGAATGAACTCTTTTATACTCCTTGCAATCAGTTTGTAGCCGGTCTGATGGGTGAACCTGAGATCAATTTGATTCCTGCGGAAATTGTCCGGGATAATGGAACAGTGAAAGTAAAACTGCTGCACCAGGATCATCTTTTTGAGGTTCCAGAAGATGTTACGGATTTTTTCAGAAAAAACAGCATTGAAGGGATCAATCTGGGTGTCCGGGGAAATGACATGTCCTACAGCCGTAAAAAGGATGATGATGATTTTATGAAGGGTTCTGTCTATGTTCTGGAACCCATCGGTAACCGATCTATCCTCACAGCCGAAGTCGACGGTCATAAAATACGCATCATCGTTCCCAATGATTACAGCTGTGAGATGGATTCTGACATATATGTGAAGCTGGATCTCAAATACAGCA